A single Ignavibacteriales bacterium DNA region contains:
- a CDS encoding MFS transporter, with translation MMFGNYYIYDSIGPIADMLKSGLNFTDENIGQLYSVYSIAAIVVLLIGGVIIDKYGTKKTTLVFGIVCAVSAFMMAASSDLTVMLISRVVLGLGAEPMIVAVTTALAKWFKGKELGFAFGLNLTIARLGSVAADNSPTWASGWYGSWQEPLMLAGIISLTCVVGGIIYFWLEGRAEKRKVLGEAGETDKFVFSDVFKFGWSFWFVVALCVTFYSAVFPFRSFAIKFFMEAHSLERESAGFLNSVLPLSAMFATPLFGLLVDKVGKRSIFMMIGSLFLMPVFFIMSYTSLPLYIPVAMMGVAFSLIPAVMWPSVAYLVDSNKLGTAYSVMTLIQQIGLALFNWLIGIANDSQQAGPQNPEGYNLGMWLFSILGILGLIFSFALRVSEAKKGSGGLDSSTAVQKD, from the coding sequence ATGATGTTTGGCAATTATTACATCTATGACAGTATCGGTCCGATTGCCGATATGCTCAAATCAGGATTAAATTTCACTGATGAAAATATCGGACAGCTTTATTCTGTTTACAGCATCGCTGCGATTGTTGTTCTCCTCATTGGCGGGGTAATTATTGATAAATACGGCACAAAGAAAACGACTCTGGTCTTTGGAATCGTTTGTGCTGTGTCTGCCTTTATGATGGCCGCCTCGTCTGACCTGACGGTTATGTTAATCAGCAGGGTAGTGCTCGGGCTTGGTGCAGAGCCGATGATCGTTGCCGTAACCACAGCACTTGCAAAGTGGTTTAAGGGAAAGGAACTCGGATTTGCTTTTGGCCTTAATCTTACCATTGCCCGCCTTGGTTCCGTGGCTGCCGATAACTCACCTACGTGGGCTTCCGGCTGGTATGGTTCATGGCAGGAGCCCCTCATGCTTGCGGGCATTATTTCACTGACCTGTGTGGTTGGCGGAATTATATATTTCTGGCTTGAAGGTCGTGCTGAAAAAAGAAAAGTACTTGGCGAAGCAGGGGAAACAGATAAATTTGTTTTCAGTGACGTATTTAAATTCGGCTGGTCGTTCTGGTTTGTGGTTGCACTCTGTGTAACTTTTTATTCGGCAGTATTCCCGTTCAGAAGTTTTGCAATTAAGTTTTTTATGGAAGCCCATTCATTGGAAAGGGAATCCGCCGGATTCCTGAATAGCGTGCTTCCTCTCTCGGCAATGTTTGCCACTCCGCTCTTCGGACTTCTGGTTGATAAAGTTGGTAAACGATCCATCTTTATGATGATCGGGTCGCTTTTCCTGATGCCGGTATTTTTTATTATGAGTTATACTTCACTTCCATTATATATACCGGTTGCCATGATGGGTGTTGCGTTCTCTCTCATCCCTGCAGTCATGTGGCCTTCGGTTGCCTACCTGGTTGACAGCAACAAACTTGGCACGGCATATTCCGTAATGACACTTATTCAGCAGATCGGACTGGCACTTTTTAACTGGCTGATTGGCATTGCAAACGATTCACAGCAGGCAGGTCCGCAGAATCCGGAAGGGTATAATCTGGGAATGTGGCTGTTTTCAATACTTGGAATTCTTGGTCTAATTTTCTCTTTTGCTCTCAGAGTATCGGAGGCAAAAAAAGGTTCAGGCGGACTGGATAGCAGCACCGCGGTTCAAAAAGATTAA
- a CDS encoding aminopeptidase — protein MADKLKKASLTAIRDCMGTKPEESVLVISDVNKREIGLSLFETAKELGHKSLYLEMAPLRINGEEPSAEIADMMKRFSVVLIPTTTSLTHTKARRDASAGGVRVATFPNITKEIMIRGLTADYHKITALCRKVKEKLETGTQIRITTKLGTDISFSIAGRKIYESKGLFHAKGESGNLPTGETYLAPVEGTANGTFVVDGSMASLGKITDTPLVFQVKNGVAESITGGKFAKKLNAMLDGVGPLARSIAEFGIGTNEKAKISGIVLEDEKVLGTVHIAVGNNKSMGGEIDVPIHLDGVIRKPDVYLDGELIMKKGKMLF, from the coding sequence ATGGCAGACAAACTTAAAAAAGCATCACTCACAGCAATCCGTGACTGTATGGGCACGAAGCCTGAAGAATCAGTCCTTGTAATTTCAGATGTAAACAAACGGGAAATCGGCCTCTCTCTGTTCGAGACTGCAAAAGAACTTGGCCACAAAAGTCTCTATCTTGAAATGGCACCGCTCCGCATAAACGGGGAAGAGCCTTCAGCCGAAATTGCAGATATGATGAAACGATTCAGCGTAGTGCTCATACCTACGACCACCTCGCTTACTCATACCAAAGCAAGAAGGGATGCCTCTGCCGGCGGAGTCAGGGTAGCAACCTTCCCCAATATCACAAAAGAAATCATGATCCGCGGTTTAACTGCTGATTATCATAAAATTACCGCACTTTGCCGCAAGGTTAAAGAGAAACTTGAAACGGGGACTCAGATCAGAATCACCACAAAACTGGGTACGGATATCAGTTTCTCCATTGCTGGCAGAAAAATCTATGAATCAAAAGGGCTTTTTCATGCAAAGGGTGAAAGCGGCAATCTTCCTACGGGTGAGACCTATCTGGCTCCTGTGGAGGGTACCGCAAACGGAACCTTCGTCGTGGATGGATCTATGGCATCTCTGGGAAAAATCACTGATACCCCCCTGGTGTTTCAGGTGAAAAATGGGGTGGCTGAGTCAATAACCGGAGGGAAATTTGCCAAAAAACTGAATGCCATGCTTGACGGGGTTGGACCGCTGGCCAGAAGCATAGCTGAATTCGGAATCGGCACTAATGAAAAGGCGAAAATCAGCGGAATCGTACTGGAAGACGAAAAAGTGCTTGGAACGGTACATATCGCTGTCGGAAACAATAAATCCATGGGGGGAGAAATTGATGTACCCATACATCTGGATGGTGTAATCAGAAAACCCGATGTGTATCTTGACGGAGAATTAATAATGAAAAAAGGAAAGATGCTCTTTTAG
- a CDS encoding gliding motility-associated C-terminal domain-containing protein → MKKNSYIMFLFFVFLLIPGSGLFSQSSIIDTTFNGIGIVDTLNSTAVDYKSRPGILQLETGENENLARGKFAYIFYQGTLPADTGSRNALRLLDNNFSSPSYIQFPPLNLGGENGSYVMVDLQAVRTVKKVSLFTLGNNLNLRIRAFSVFAGEDSITMEKVYTETDNQIASPVANFNPIIARYIKLVVDVIPQNNATVITELQVFGEGFLPQGIYTSAVRTLPKNVNFGSVEYTGNRPAGTGIYFSFRSGSTPVVDTNWSNWSDEVTESGSLFSVFEPRGFLQYRVRLTTGVLVSPEIDEVRINYDTLNVVSTTDASISPQFSQVLREETFSLLLNAQFLPGDRGIDTITISTPSPAQLSGITINGQPAAYSSRVSASFITIAFNTTITTNAEIVIRLLTTPFQAVNPYRMTVSSKLVSDNPQRVDSKSSEQVEAWSIVTVGVPEKLIIRTTASPNPFTPNNDGRNDETYFQFFLGNIGEPGEYIGGQTRKLTIKIYDLTGRLVRDLYDSYDKAAAFISDNSIAWDGRDNGGRTVKPGVYLYQIYVESDNGGESVTKTVVVAY, encoded by the coding sequence ATGAAAAAAAATAGTTACATCATGTTTCTGTTCTTCGTGTTTCTCCTGATACCCGGCAGCGGTCTATTCTCCCAGTCTTCCATAATTGACACCACTTTTAACGGTATCGGAATAGTTGATACGCTCAACTCCACCGCAGTTGATTACAAGAGCAGACCGGGAATTCTTCAGTTGGAAACCGGTGAAAATGAAAATCTTGCCCGCGGAAAATTTGCCTATATCTTTTATCAGGGGACTCTTCCTGCTGATACAGGTTCCCGGAATGCGTTGAGACTCCTTGATAATAACTTCAGTTCACCTTCATATATCCAGTTTCCGCCGCTAAATCTTGGAGGAGAAAATGGCTCCTATGTGATGGTTGATCTTCAGGCTGTCCGTACAGTAAAAAAGGTTTCGCTTTTTACTCTCGGTAACAATCTGAACCTCCGCATACGGGCATTCAGCGTATTCGCTGGTGAAGATTCCATAACAATGGAGAAAGTGTATACGGAAACTGACAACCAGATTGCCAGCCCGGTAGCCAATTTCAATCCGATTATCGCCAGATATATAAAACTGGTCGTTGATGTTATTCCTCAGAATAACGCGACGGTAATTACTGAACTTCAGGTATTTGGTGAAGGATTCCTTCCTCAGGGAATATATACCTCAGCCGTCCGGACCCTTCCTAAAAACGTAAATTTTGGCAGTGTTGAATATACAGGAAACAGACCTGCCGGAACAGGTATCTATTTTAGTTTCCGCAGCGGTTCAACACCGGTTGTGGACACAAACTGGAGTAACTGGTCGGATGAAGTGACCGAGAGCGGATCGCTTTTTTCTGTTTTTGAACCAAGAGGATTTCTGCAATACCGTGTCAGACTGACCACTGGTGTGCTTGTCAGCCCGGAAATAGACGAAGTAAGAATTAATTATGATACACTAAACGTTGTATCAACAACCGATGCATCAATCTCACCCCAGTTTTCGCAGGTCTTGCGTGAAGAAACTTTCTCTCTCTTGCTGAATGCACAGTTTCTGCCGGGGGATCGTGGGATAGATACAATAACCATATCTACTCCGTCACCTGCCCAACTTTCGGGTATAACCATTAACGGACAACCCGCCGCTTATTCAAGCCGTGTAAGTGCTTCTTTCATAACTATCGCATTTAATACGACAATCACAACCAATGCTGAGATTGTCATACGACTTCTGACCACACCATTTCAGGCGGTAAATCCCTACCGCATGACCGTATCAAGTAAATTGGTTTCGGATAATCCGCAGCGGGTTGATTCAAAATCGTCTGAGCAGGTGGAAGCCTGGAGTATTGTTACGGTGGGTGTTCCTGAGAAACTTATAATAAGAACAACCGCGAGCCCCAACCCGTTTACACCGAACAATGACGGCAGAAATGATGAAACATACTTCCAGTTTTTCCTTGGCAATATCGGTGAGCCGGGTGAATATATTGGCGGACAGACAAGAAAACTTACAATCAAGATATACGATTTAACCGGGCGTCTGGTCAGAGATCTTTATGATTCCTATGATAAAGCCGCCGCATTTATCTCTGATAATTCCATCGCCTGGGATGGAAGAGATAACGGAGGAAGAACCGTAAAACCGGGAGTATATTTGTATCAGATTTATGTGGAAAGTGACAATGGCGGTGAGTCTGTCACGAAAACCGTCGTTGTAGCATATTAA
- a CDS encoding type IX secretion system membrane protein PorP/SprF, whose protein sequence is MKYLLTIFLVISSVIRAGGFEDLGISARVKSLGGAGIALHGAPYLQFYNAASVAYAENYSVSASYSNLYPDVEGDNLNYVSFSGLIPLPYIGKFGAGINMLNTDLWKEYLIQAGYGIELLPRLTVGGAVKFLGWSATAAPGEDALSYVGLTFDAGAIYTFDEVTGQDAFSLGLSIRNITNPSIASNGSSDASLPISMALGTVYQSKKYEYLILADVVMENDIIGLRCGAEFLSARYSVFGYNNDFFIRGGYNNLLSADFARESGLSGGFGLNVETVKIDYAYIYPLELKFVGGSHKLTVTYNF, encoded by the coding sequence GTGAAATATCTGCTTACCATTTTCTTAGTCATCTCTTCTGTTATCAGAGCCGGAGGTTTTGAAGATCTCGGTATATCTGCCAGAGTGAAATCACTCGGAGGAGCGGGGATAGCCCTTCACGGCGCGCCCTATCTGCAGTTCTATAATGCTGCATCCGTTGCCTATGCTGAAAATTATTCAGTTTCGGCAAGTTATTCTAATTTATATCCGGATGTTGAAGGGGATAATCTTAATTACGTTTCATTCAGCGGCCTCATTCCGCTCCCCTATATTGGCAAATTCGGCGCTGGCATTAACATGCTCAACACAGATCTCTGGAAAGAGTATTTAATTCAGGCAGGATACGGTATAGAATTGCTTCCCCGTCTGACCGTTGGAGGGGCTGTAAAGTTTCTTGGATGGTCAGCAACTGCTGCACCTGGGGAAGATGCCCTCTCTTATGTCGGCCTGACATTTGATGCAGGAGCCATCTATACATTTGACGAAGTGACAGGGCAGGATGCTTTTTCGTTGGGTCTTTCCATACGAAATATCACAAATCCGAGCATCGCTTCCAATGGAAGCAGTGATGCGTCATTGCCGATTTCCATGGCTCTGGGTACAGTTTACCAGTCCAAAAAGTATGAATATCTGATACTTGCCGATGTTGTTATGGAGAATGATATCATCGGTTTAAGATGCGGTGCAGAGTTTTTAAGTGCCCGGTATTCGGTATTTGGCTATAATAACGACTTTTTCATCCGCGGGGGATATAACAATCTTTTAAGCGCGGATTTTGCGCGCGAAAGCGGACTTTCAGGGGGATTTGGTCTCAATGTTGAGACGGTTAAAATTGACTACGCATATATCTATCCATTAGAATTAAAGTTTGTGGGAGGCAGTCATAAACTGACTGTCACCTATAATTTTTAA
- a CDS encoding tetratricopeptide repeat protein, whose amino-acid sequence MIWQAILVLAAAVAAYFIPTPQELRDNFNGAQNLFAASNYRPAIDLYNKIIYTESPLLKKDSIRVTILNGELTISVLGAAYYQKANAYKNLKQFDSAIAVFRTVEKLNFGSELRGLAQFQVYDIYYAQQAFNDVVREARVLVEKYPDHRKAESALYDIGWAYKEIGNIPKSSEAFYELVTFYPSTTYLAKALYQLGQNYFEEGNYDRAINYWSVLGDKFKPTAFKETEWEKIQLKAVKDRQLFDAMSSRETESSDLELVAKSQVKIGDAYRQKNNYDSAMVNWRRTISQYALLPALVEATYIKMGDYTKSEKGINEAILIYKDAIDENFANKELQAKLQFKIAETYQKDSLFVKAADEYRFYASAYSEVAEVISFPVEDALYTEVLCYFGVPDYSLTIARADSFVNNFPGNEYNYDLIFLTGISYFNLRELPDADKRFDQVIEMGDEKTQYVSASLYKVRIRLEEKQAQEALTILTELSNKFPGGDREDEISFYMIQANFELKNYAAIPAYFAKIPPSSMFFVPAIIRVAKSYVLDKKLDEAEKFALDLIAMADTIKNASYYNPEVRFSLADVYIAKTKYEDAITQLNFVIDDQKSNNLLRLQSRYLRGTLYGQLGKHKESIADLENVLADSVFALRMPQLVPNARGRLATAYTKTGQVQKGVDLMLSFVASSTDTLEKVRYMVALVEVFYEMKDMKNVVKYGIQTLAYNFDDEYLYSRASFLLGMAYNSNGNIDEALKVLARSAQKYPAVNEEILFNFAVNLYDIGYYDNAAKAFYSFIERYPESKSVRNSMFFIGYAYFNIGKWNEAIKEFRAFLARYPADEFSPEAQYNIAESFYNQGMFAESIAEYDKTQTNYSKSDFGPASLYNMAWSYYQLKEIDKMIVPLQKLITTYPGDKLVPEAQFTIGDYFYNKKEYTRALLEYRNFVDRFPDHYKAVEARSFIKELSQIDAFREYQKAIAIFDKKDYKTAIAELEKIVARYPDSEVAMACEANIASAYEQLKDFTKALELFKKIVEKYKDDPNAAGIVYFAQQHIEWIEEGDATAGL is encoded by the coding sequence ATGATCTGGCAGGCGATTCTTGTATTAGCCGCAGCAGTTGCAGCGTATTTTATTCCCACTCCTCAGGAACTGAGGGATAATTTTAATGGTGCACAAAATCTTTTTGCTGCATCAAACTACCGCCCTGCGATTGATCTATATAACAAGATTATTTATACAGAATCACCTTTACTTAAAAAGGACAGTATCAGAGTAACTATCCTGAATGGTGAGCTGACAATAAGTGTTCTTGGAGCAGCATATTATCAGAAGGCAAATGCTTATAAAAATCTTAAGCAATTTGATTCTGCCATCGCAGTTTTCAGAACGGTCGAAAAGTTGAACTTCGGAAGTGAATTGCGGGGGCTGGCTCAATTCCAGGTTTATGATATCTATTATGCTCAGCAGGCATTTAATGATGTTGTCAGGGAAGCGCGTGTTTTGGTCGAAAAATATCCGGACCATAGAAAAGCCGAAAGCGCGCTATACGATATCGGATGGGCGTACAAAGAGATAGGCAATATCCCTAAAAGTTCTGAAGCATTTTATGAACTGGTAACTTTTTATCCTTCTACAACATATCTGGCAAAGGCATTATATCAGCTTGGTCAGAACTATTTTGAAGAGGGGAACTATGACCGGGCTATAAACTATTGGTCGGTTCTTGGTGACAAGTTTAAGCCGACTGCATTTAAGGAAACTGAGTGGGAAAAAATTCAGCTTAAGGCAGTTAAAGATCGTCAGCTTTTTGACGCTATGTCAAGCCGTGAAACTGAATCCTCTGATCTGGAACTTGTTGCCAAATCCCAGGTAAAGATTGGTGACGCATACCGGCAGAAGAATAACTATGATTCAGCAATGGTAAACTGGAGAAGAACCATTTCCCAATATGCGTTGCTGCCGGCGCTTGTAGAAGCAACCTATATAAAAATGGGTGATTATACAAAAAGTGAAAAGGGGATTAATGAGGCAATTCTTATTTACAAAGACGCTATTGATGAAAACTTTGCCAATAAGGAACTCCAGGCAAAACTGCAGTTTAAGATAGCTGAAACCTATCAGAAAGATTCCCTATTTGTAAAGGCGGCTGACGAGTATCGCTTCTATGCATCAGCCTATTCTGAAGTTGCTGAAGTAATAAGTTTTCCGGTTGAAGATGCATTATATACTGAAGTTCTCTGTTATTTCGGGGTTCCTGATTACAGTTTGACGATTGCCAGAGCTGATTCGTTTGTTAATAATTTCCCGGGCAATGAATACAATTACGATCTGATTTTTCTGACAGGTATCTCATACTTTAATCTGAGGGAACTGCCTGATGCAGATAAAAGATTTGATCAGGTTATCGAAATGGGGGATGAAAAAACCCAGTATGTTTCCGCGAGTCTTTACAAGGTAAGAATCCGGCTTGAGGAAAAGCAGGCTCAGGAAGCTCTGACAATCCTAACTGAACTCAGCAATAAGTTTCCCGGCGGAGACCGTGAGGATGAAATCAGCTTTTACATGATTCAGGCAAACTTTGAACTGAAGAATTATGCTGCTATTCCTGCGTATTTCGCAAAAATTCCACCATCTTCCATGTTTTTTGTTCCCGCAATTATAAGGGTGGCAAAATCCTATGTACTGGATAAAAAGCTTGACGAAGCCGAGAAATTTGCGCTTGATCTGATAGCGATGGCAGACACTATCAAGAATGCTTCCTATTATAATCCGGAAGTACGTTTTTCTCTGGCAGATGTCTATATCGCTAAAACAAAATATGAAGATGCTATTACCCAGCTCAACTTTGTTATAGACGATCAGAAGTCAAATAATCTTCTCCGCTTGCAAAGCAGATATCTCAGAGGTACGTTATACGGTCAGCTTGGAAAGCACAAAGAGTCTATTGCAGATCTTGAAAATGTTCTTGCAGATTCAGTCTTTGCCCTAAGAATGCCTCAGCTTGTGCCAAATGCCAGGGGACGTTTAGCTACTGCATATACCAAAACAGGGCAGGTCCAGAAGGGTGTTGACCTGATGCTTAGCTTTGTTGCAAGTTCGACAGATACCCTTGAAAAAGTGCGTTACATGGTGGCTCTGGTTGAAGTATTTTACGAAATGAAGGATATGAAGAATGTCGTGAAATACGGTATACAGACGCTTGCGTATAATTTTGATGATGAGTATCTCTATTCAAGAGCGTCCTTCCTGCTTGGCATGGCTTATAACAGTAATGGTAATATAGACGAAGCGCTTAAAGTTCTTGCCCGGTCAGCTCAGAAATATCCGGCAGTGAATGAGGAAATACTGTTCAATTTTGCCGTCAATCTGTATGATATCGGATATTACGATAATGCTGCAAAGGCATTTTACTCCTTTATTGAAAGATATCCTGAATCGAAAAGTGTCCGCAATTCCATGTTCTTTATCGGATATGCATATTTTAATATAGGCAAATGGAATGAGGCGATTAAAGAATTCAGGGCATTCCTGGCGCGGTATCCGGCAGATGAGTTTTCACCAGAGGCACAGTATAATATTGCGGAATCCTTTTATAATCAGGGAATGTTTGCCGAATCAATAGCTGAATATGATAAGACTCAGACCAATTACTCTAAGAGTGACTTCGGACCTGCATCATTATATAATATGGCATGGTCCTATTATCAGCTTAAAGAAATTGATAAAATGATTGTGCCTTTACAGAAACTGATCACTACATACCCGGGTGATAAACTGGTTCCTGAGGCACAGTTCACTATTGGTGATTATTTCTATAACAAGAAGGAATATACCCGGGCTCTGCTCGAATACCGTAACTTTGTTGACCGTTTCCCGGATCATTATAAAGCTGTTGAGGCAAGAAGCTTCATAAAAGAATTGTCTCAGATAGATGCTTTCAGAGAATATCAAAAGGCAATAGCCATTTTTGATAAGAAAGACTACAAAACAGCAATTGCCGAACTGGAAAAAATTGTAGCACGGTATCCTGACAGTGAAGTTGCGATGGCCTGTGAAGCCAATATCGCTTCTGCTTATGAGCAGTTAAAAGATTTTACCAAAGCACTTGAGTTGTTTAAGAAAATTGTTGAAAAATATAAAGACGATCCGAACGCTGCGGGGATTGTCTATTTTGCACAGCAGCATATTGAGTGGATAGAGGAAGGCGATGCGACTGCAGGACTTTAA
- a CDS encoding DUF4159 domain-containing protein, whose translation MRLQDFNPFYLLSKREDRLIAKLPLLSSKWKVRYKRAYFWGMMLSVSAHLFLILWVSFFSEKKSEVRTVKINTYYEKVPPPIKYEPTPPKLAKDFDLVKEQSTATDYDPKDYTMTEAASADDFRSDDVRPNMNQTSSVGGQGSVFHGALTSSESGGAEGWSIPGGTRSYGTSTGRGGTGGLFGKDDGSIGFGPDIAYDVTNTRTSGRQTDRVSDDLLDYSNFRDRYEGYVKVGKNKKDIIGHLNLYILQYRGSRLDENGEPGYNVVPQALPNLVSYAEKHTRLDFTLKGTIRLDDKLLMEVPIIYMTGSESTPVYTQVEVKNLEKYLRNGGFLFIDDAYAARWGAFNKKARQMVEEALGYDAEWEKIPNDHWLYRCWEDFNGPPSGEDNVRPNPNHPVKEKYNYLEGIFLNGRLAVLLSSKGYGKAWGVWPVNPSSLGGPIDNTRQLQFGLNVVVFACTQKGGIIDRQNQREAAKN comes from the coding sequence ATGCGACTGCAGGACTTTAATCCTTTTTATCTGCTCAGTAAAAGAGAAGACCGGCTTATAGCCAAACTTCCTCTTTTGTCATCGAAGTGGAAAGTTCGTTATAAGCGTGCCTATTTCTGGGGTATGATGCTTTCTGTTTCTGCCCATCTTTTCTTAATCCTATGGGTATCTTTTTTCTCCGAGAAAAAGAGCGAAGTCAGAACAGTAAAGATTAATACCTATTACGAAAAAGTGCCTCCGCCTATCAAGTACGAACCAACGCCTCCGAAGCTTGCTAAAGACTTTGATCTTGTTAAAGAGCAGTCAACAGCTACCGATTATGATCCGAAGGATTATACGATGACAGAAGCTGCCAGCGCAGATGATTTCCGTTCTGATGATGTAAGACCGAATATGAATCAGACCAGTTCAGTTGGCGGACAGGGAAGTGTTTTCCACGGTGCGCTTACCTCAAGTGAGAGCGGAGGAGCGGAAGGCTGGTCAATACCCGGCGGCACAAGAAGTTACGGAACTTCAACCGGCAGAGGCGGAACCGGCGGTCTTTTTGGAAAAGATGACGGCAGTATCGGTTTTGGACCTGATATCGCTTATGATGTTACCAACACCCGTACTTCCGGCAGACAGACAGACAGAGTAAGCGATGATCTTCTTGACTATTCGAACTTCCGCGATCGCTATGAAGGATATGTAAAAGTTGGCAAGAATAAAAAAGATATTATCGGCCATCTTAATCTTTATATCCTGCAGTACCGCGGATCACGTCTTGATGAAAACGGTGAACCCGGATATAACGTTGTGCCTCAGGCGCTTCCGAATCTGGTTTCCTACGCTGAGAAGCATACCCGCCTTGATTTTACTCTGAAAGGAACTATCCGGCTTGATGATAAACTCCTGATGGAAGTTCCGATCATCTATATGACTGGTTCTGAATCAACCCCGGTATATACCCAGGTTGAAGTTAAGAATCTTGAGAAATATCTCCGGAACGGAGGATTCTTATTCATTGATGATGCTTATGCGGCACGTTGGGGGGCATTTAATAAAAAAGCCCGTCAGATGGTTGAAGAGGCTCTTGGCTATGATGCTGAGTGGGAAAAAATTCCTAATGATCACTGGCTCTACCGCTGCTGGGAAGATTTTAACGGACCTCCGAGCGGTGAGGATAACGTAAGACCTAATCCAAATCATCCGGTTAAAGAAAAGTATAACTATCTTGAAGGTATCTTTCTTAACGGAAGACTTGCTGTTCTGCTGAGCAGCAAGGGATACGGAAAGGCGTGGGGAGTATGGCCGGTTAATCCGAGCAGTCTGGGCGGACCAATTGATAATACGAGACAGCTTCAGTTTGGTTTAAATGTGGTTGTATTTGCCTGCACACAAAAAGGAGGCATTATTGACCGTCAGAATCAGCGTGAGGCTGCAAAAAATTGA
- a CDS encoding MotA/TolQ/ExbB proton channel family protein, which yields MKQSVFISLLTLFSFIAALAIFFFVFGDPANFKDEAKEVPINTLGQIYTGGVMVSFLVTLSIMVIAIIIERIISHKRAKGKGSPEAMIHKVIESLKKDEVDEAITICEAQKGAVSNILSSALKRYKEIDDQPKFSDGEKKVAEVQRAVEEASMLETPLLEKNLIALSTIASIATMIGLLGTTLGMIRAFKALAQAGAPDAIALATGISEALINTAGGLFVAILGIISYNVFINNVDNFSYQVDEASYNIMQIIKGKQS from the coding sequence ATGAAGCAATCGGTATTTATTAGTTTGCTCACACTTTTCTCTTTTATCGCTGCACTGGCCATATTCTTTTTTGTATTTGGTGATCCGGCGAACTTTAAGGATGAAGCAAAAGAGGTTCCGATTAATACTCTCGGGCAGATATATACCGGGGGAGTGATGGTTTCCTTTCTTGTTACCTTGTCAATAATGGTTATTGCTATCATTATCGAACGAATAATTTCGCACAAGCGTGCAAAAGGAAAAGGGTCGCCTGAAGCAATGATTCATAAAGTTATTGAATCATTGAAGAAGGATGAGGTAGATGAAGCCATTACCATTTGTGAAGCACAGAAGGGAGCAGTGTCCAATATACTTTCAAGCGCGTTAAAACGGTATAAGGAAATTGATGACCAGCCGAAATTCTCAGACGGAGAAAAGAAGGTAGCTGAAGTTCAGCGTGCCGTTGAGGAAGCATCAATGCTTGAAACCCCGCTTCTCGAAAAAAATCTGATTGCACTTTCTACTATTGCATCAATCGCAACCATGATAGGTCTGCTCGGAACTACGCTTGGAATGATTCGTGCATTTAAGGCTCTTGCTCAGGCAGGTGCTCCCGATGCAATCGCGCTTGCAACCGGTATTTCTGAAGCTCTGATTAATACCGCGGGAGGTCTTTTTGTAGCGATTCTAGGTATTATCTCTTATAACGTGTTCATTAATAACGTTGATAATTTCAGTTATCAGGTTGATGAAGCATCATACAACATCATGCAGATTATTAAAGGTAAGCAATCCTGA
- a CDS encoding biopolymer transporter ExbD, with translation MAKIKKKRVNIVIDMTPMVDVAFLLLTFFMLTTQFKPQEEVEVILPSSRSENKVPTSNVMNITVEKKGRIFLGFDSQRIMAQLFGESYRTATSVEIKIQSLNDLVTQARISNSKLEAVIKSDADAEYGVVSDVMEVLQKNAIAKFSLVTDLEIPSKKE, from the coding sequence ATGGCTAAGATTAAAAAGAAAAGAGTGAATATTGTCATTGATATGACGCCCATGGTGGATGTTGCATTCCTCCTCCTCACTTTTTTCATGCTTACCACGCAGTTTAAGCCGCAGGAAGAGGTTGAAGTGATTCTGCCTAGTTCCCGTTCTGAGAATAAAGTCCCCACTTCAAACGTAATGAACATTACGGTTGAGAAAAAAGGAAGAATATTTCTCGGGTTTGACTCACAGAGAATTATGGCGCAGCTCTTCGGAGAAAGTTACAGAACAGCAACTTCGGTTGAAATCAAAATTCAATCGCTGAATGATCTGGTCACTCAGGCAAGAATCAGTAACTCCAAACTTGAGGCGGTTATCAAAAGCGATGCTGACGCCGAATATGGAGTGGTATCAGATGTTATGGAGGTATTGCAAAAAAATGCTATTGCAAAATTTTCACTGGTCACTGATCTTGAAATCCCTTCAAAGAAAGAGTAG